One window from the genome of Pelodictyon luteolum DSM 273 encodes:
- a CDS encoding branched-chain amino acid transaminase — MNKSLKIWMNGELIDWNDAKIHILSHVVHYGSSIFEGIRCYETAKGSAILFLDEHIRRLRDSSKIYRIEIPYSEKELKDAVISTIHANSHKSCYVRPIVYRGQGALGVNPHRASIEVSIATWEWGTYLGEDVLETGVDVRVSSWNRVAPNTLPSWAKAGGNYLNSQLIKMEALMDDYAEGLALDVNGYVSEGSGENIFVVRDGVIHTPMSGQSILPGFTRQAVMHIAGELGYEVKETMIPREALYIADEVFLTGTAAEITPVRSIDKYPIGDEKRGPITEALQHHYLKIVQTGEDPYNWLTFI; from the coding sequence ATGAACAAGTCTCTTAAAATCTGGATGAACGGGGAACTGATCGACTGGAACGACGCGAAGATCCATATCCTCTCGCATGTCGTCCACTACGGGTCGTCCATCTTTGAAGGCATCCGGTGCTATGAAACCGCAAAAGGATCGGCCATCCTGTTTCTGGATGAGCACATCCGCCGCCTTCGGGACTCGTCGAAGATCTACCGCATTGAAATCCCCTATTCGGAAAAAGAGCTGAAGGATGCAGTCATCAGCACCATACACGCCAACAGCCATAAGTCCTGCTACGTCCGTCCGATCGTGTACCGCGGACAGGGCGCGCTCGGCGTCAACCCCCACCGCGCTTCGATTGAGGTCTCCATCGCCACCTGGGAATGGGGCACCTACCTCGGAGAGGACGTGCTTGAAACAGGCGTCGACGTCCGTGTCTCTTCATGGAACCGCGTTGCACCGAACACCCTCCCCTCATGGGCGAAAGCTGGCGGAAACTACCTGAACTCGCAGTTGATCAAGATGGAAGCCCTGATGGACGACTACGCGGAAGGACTCGCCCTTGATGTCAACGGCTATGTCTCCGAAGGCAGCGGCGAGAACATCTTCGTGGTCCGCGACGGCGTCATCCACACCCCCATGTCGGGTCAGTCGATCCTGCCGGGATTCACCCGCCAGGCGGTCATGCACATCGCCGGGGAGCTCGGCTATGAGGTGAAGGAAACCATGATCCCGCGTGAAGCCCTCTATATCGCCGACGAGGTGTTTCTGACCGGAACCGCCGCCGAAATCACACCCGTCAGAAGCATCGACAAGTACCCGATCGGCGATGAAAAACGCGGCCCCATCACCGAAGCGCTCCAGCATCACTACCTGAAAATCGTCCAGACCGGCGAAGACCCTTACAACTGGCTCACATTCATTTGA